From Triticum urartu cultivar G1812 chromosome 2, Tu2.1, whole genome shotgun sequence, a single genomic window includes:
- the LOC125538269 gene encoding exocyst complex component EXO70B2-like, giving the protein MVSDGYTQRMVQEFDMPSSADRALENWLFEHDVDWVLQFRKEHGLCQQLQDKSSSLQHDLVERWIRALTVIGYGMRELGDVVNKTPAMARFAKASISAMLVFVDTMEIRYGLWVTISSMIEEVKAPMEDDDSWAVEILRGGGGLHRNTRLMMDCVMSMRQASASMSKSAGRCFALSLLIDDTIHYLKDLLQRKSQLCLDPSLMYLFLLNNSYFIAQMSQPPGLLNLELRSGINCRGLQMGALLCHPERDKYIDSYLDVSWGHVLSSISQSKISGLLHRWVNTSSRNSLAEFKSALHKTYQAQKLWKVPDPQLRDALRKSIAERVITAYRNYLKEHPELEKYIGDEASNPEVLEEMLGEIFEG; this is encoded by the exons ATGGTAAGCGACGGTTACACGCAGCGGATGGTCCAAGAATTCGACATGCCATCTTCTGCTGACCGTGCTCTGGAGAATTGGCTCTTTGAGCATGACGTGGACTGGGTTCTTCAGTTCCGCAAGGAGCATGGCTTATGTCAGCAGCTTCAGGATAAGTCGTCGTCATTGCAGCATGACTTGGTTGAGAGGTGGATTCGAGCTCTCACTGTAATTGGCTACGGTATGAGAGAGCTGGGGGACGTCGTCAACAAGACGCCAGCGATGGCGCGGTTTGCTAAGGCGAGCATCTCAGCAATGCTCGTCTTTGTGGACACCATG GAGATACGCTATGGCCTATGGGTGACTATATCTAGCATGATAGAGGAGGTGAAGGCACCCATGGAGGACGATGATTCGTGGGCCGTCGAGATTCTGCGGGGAGGAGGCGGACTGCACAGGAACACCCGGTTGATGATGGATTGCGTCATGTCCATGAGGCAAGCATCGGCGTCGATGTCGAAATCTGCAGGGAGATGCTTCGCTTTAAGCCTCCTGATAGATGACACGATCCATTATCTGAAGGATCTGCTTCAGAGAAAATCGCAGCTGTGCTTGGATCCAAGCCTCATGTACCTGTTCCTGCTCAATAATTCCTATTTTATAGCGCAGATGTCTCAGCCCCCGGGATTGTTAAATCTTGAGCTGCGGTCAGGAATAAACTGCCGGGGACTTCAAATGGGAGCTCTTCTATGCCACCCTGAACGTGACAAGTACATAGATAGCTATTTGGATGTTTCTTGGGGACATGTTCTGTCCAGCATATCGCAATCTAAGATTTCTGGATTGCTTCATCGTTGGGTGAATACCTCTTCACGCAACTCACTGGCTGAATTCAAGTCAGCGCTTCATAAGACATACCAGGCTCAGAAGTTGTGGAAGGTTCCAGACCCTCAGCTCAGAGATGCGCTGAGGAAATCTATTGCGGAGAGAGTTATTACAGCTTACCGTAACTACTTGAAGGAGCATCCGGAGCTAGAGAAATACATTGGTGACGAAGCAAGCAACCCTGAAGTGCTGGAGGAGATGTTAGGAGAGATATTTGAAGGATGA